Proteins from one Desulfonema limicola genomic window:
- a CDS encoding ABC transporter substrate-binding protein, with protein sequence MHTAFNRLVVESNQKVFCFFKSKFDALRSEYFKTVFIFIFCLSTSVLLPSIFFPDLAAAKDPAPLSIAISSEPASLNPHKKRVVSDQMLATQMFDELITSDNNWKIIPSLVEGWSNPDELTWIFKLRRNVRFHNGDLLTSRDVIFSIDRIRSKYKEYAGSFTTVDSYEIIDDYTFKIKTIKPDGLLLTKLTWIFIVPEKYIKTAGETEFEKNPIGSGPYKFVSGNTKKLQLKLNDNYWKTPAGIKDVIIQYVPQADQYQALLNGSVDIVSGISSDEFEKLKSNPEFHAVYVESSMFYYLGMDVKREKTPKVELDQNPFCNQKVRLAVAKAIDLDEINKAVFNSLAVPASQIANNLVFGFNPEIKIEERNIEKAKSLMKEAGYESGFKVVLNTPLGSREKIAHMLARQLSNINIQVQVQPVETKLFWNSIFKEDHEFSFFLAGWGVDRSMDRTLGQLFASRTGETQGKINFTMYSNPRVDELINLANGEKNEDKQQKYFQEAVAVIMSDKPVIPLFSIPAFYGLSKRVEWNPPIDPVIQIKYIKFMENKNSLLDSLKGIFK encoded by the coding sequence ATGCACACTGCGTTTAATCGTCTGGTTGTTGAGTCCAATCAAAAGGTCTTTTGTTTTTTTAAATCAAAATTTGATGCTTTGCGTTCAGAATATTTCAAGACAGTTTTTATCTTCATCTTTTGCCTTTCAACTTCAGTATTGCTGCCGTCAATTTTTTTTCCGGACCTTGCAGCAGCAAAGGATCCGGCCCCGCTTTCAATTGCCATTTCATCCGAGCCTGCTTCTTTAAATCCCCATAAAAAAAGGGTTGTCTCTGATCAGATGCTGGCAACTCAAATGTTTGATGAATTAATAACTTCTGATAATAATTGGAAAATTATTCCGTCATTGGTGGAAGGCTGGAGTAATCCGGATGAATTGACCTGGATTTTCAAACTTCGCAGGAATGTCAGATTTCATAACGGAGACCTGCTCACCAGCAGGGACGTAATTTTTTCCATTGATCGAATTAGAAGTAAGTATAAGGAGTATGCAGGAAGTTTTACCACGGTTGATTCATACGAAATCATTGACGATTATACCTTTAAAATCAAAACAATAAAACCGGACGGACTTTTATTGACGAAACTGACGTGGATATTCATTGTTCCTGAAAAATATATCAAAACTGCAGGTGAAACAGAATTCGAAAAAAATCCGATTGGCAGCGGACCTTATAAATTTGTGTCCGGCAATACTAAAAAACTGCAATTAAAATTAAACGATAATTACTGGAAAACTCCGGCGGGCATAAAGGATGTGATTATCCAGTATGTTCCCCAAGCCGATCAATATCAAGCACTGTTGAACGGTTCTGTCGATATCGTTTCTGGTATTTCAAGCGATGAATTTGAAAAACTTAAGAGTAATCCGGAATTTCATGCAGTCTATGTAGAAAGTAGTATGTTTTACTATTTGGGAATGGATGTGAAGCGTGAGAAGACCCCTAAGGTTGAATTGGATCAAAATCCGTTTTGCAATCAAAAAGTTCGTCTGGCAGTAGCTAAGGCCATTGACCTTGATGAGATCAATAAGGCTGTATTCAATAGTCTGGCAGTGCCGGCTTCGCAGATTGCCAATAATTTGGTGTTCGGTTTTAATCCTGAGATCAAGATTGAAGAGAGAAATATTGAAAAGGCGAAATCCCTGATGAAAGAGGCAGGATACGAGAGCGGATTTAAAGTGGTACTTAACACCCCATTGGGATCCAGGGAAAAAATTGCTCATATGTTAGCCAGGCAGCTTAGTAACATCAATATACAAGTTCAAGTCCAGCCTGTTGAAACCAAGCTTTTTTGGAATTCAATCTTTAAAGAAGATCATGAATTTTCGTTCTTTCTTGCGGGCTGGGGAGTTGATCGTTCTATGGATAGAACATTGGGGCAGTTGTTTGCCAGCAGAACAGGTGAAACTCAAGGCAAAATCAATTTTACTATGTACAGCAATCCACGGGTTGATGAGCTAATTAATTTGGCTAACGGGGAAAAAAATGAAGATAAACAACAAAAGTATTTTCAGGAAGCAGTCGCCGTCATTATGTCTGATAAGCCGGTTATTCCCCTGTTTTCAATACCGGCCTTTTATGGTTTATCCAAAAGAGTGGAATGGAACCCGCCAATTGACCCTGTGATTCAAATTAAATATATAAAATTTATGGAAAACAAGAATTCTCTTTTAGATTCCCTCAAAGGAATCTTCAAGTAA
- a CDS encoding hybrid sensor histidine kinase/response regulator, with amino-acid sequence MKKIYRFFIKRLNYKFTFFISIIIIGLQMANAFILIDAKEREIKEDIRNNAVFFTRLTTEKIVEYYKRYHESGYHKLCSLTVELMLLNKEIKEIYIIKTNGDILFHQKEPIEFKKEFYQNQKIGAELIPRLESAEMSEEQIEINGQPHIDIVNPYFEQWGKHPLSVRFIFDYRTLKPKIAKMQRQIFTVSLISIVLGIGLTFFFIGRITGPIKNLVDVVRIISQGDLQQEIAVKSSDEIGELTVSFDLMRRNLKDSFTNLEEKISERTNELQIAQEAAEAANRAKSSFLANMSHEIRTPMNAVIGFAEVTLSDSTLSSETRRHVKTILSSARSLLSILNDILDVSKLDSGKFALETVCFHLPNTLADALRTLEHRAAEKNLELRSEYDPSLPVRFMGDPTRLRQVILNLAGNAIKFTKKGYVSVSVRAGDQPEMLCFEVRDTGIGMTPEQMELVFEPFSQADISTSRRFGGTGLGTTISKQIVNLMGGEIWFESEKDRGSVFRFTSRLPVGSVADGCLYEEGEVIAKGYVSPRLFRVLLAEDIEANATLIMIRSKQQGHAVEWVKNGVEAVSAFQKGLYDIILMDIMMPEMDGLEAAREIRESEKSKGGHIPILALTASVMREEQVKCLAAGMDAIAAKPVDFDEMFAAMEKLIPQNRGIANQKSGIPDEQQSPPSDPRFPICEPKLVDMRKGLLTWQDEDLYKKALLSFSHNYETAAETIRSLLEKGDRDGAYRTAHAIKGIAGNLSVTEVFRIASELNAGIMEKPIDDLIPVTESLAAALKTVIFYLRQIAENAGQTADRGIVKQASDVSVPKNLFRKLLTSFEEYNPKAAEPILEELSRFLSSQQLEPIRRELERFDFDKAREETSNLAKKNQYRI; translated from the coding sequence ATGAAAAAAATTTATCGCTTTTTTATAAAGCGTCTAAATTATAAATTCACTTTTTTTATCAGTATCATCATTATTGGCCTGCAAATGGCAAACGCCTTTATACTGATTGATGCCAAAGAAAGGGAAATCAAAGAAGACATTCGTAATAATGCCGTTTTTTTTACCCGGTTAACAACTGAAAAAATTGTCGAATATTATAAACGTTACCATGAATCAGGCTACCATAAACTTTGTTCCCTGACTGTTGAGCTTATGCTCCTGAATAAGGAAATCAAAGAAATTTATATCATAAAAACCAATGGAGATATCCTTTTTCACCAAAAGGAGCCTATTGAATTTAAAAAGGAGTTTTATCAAAACCAAAAGATAGGGGCGGAATTGATCCCAAGGCTGGAATCTGCCGAAATGAGTGAAGAGCAAATTGAGATCAACGGACAACCTCATATTGACATTGTAAATCCCTATTTTGAACAGTGGGGCAAGCATCCCCTTTCAGTTCGATTTATTTTTGATTACAGAACACTGAAACCCAAAATTGCTAAAATGCAGCGCCAAATATTTACAGTCAGCTTGATAAGCATTGTTTTGGGAATCGGTTTAACGTTTTTCTTTATCGGTCGTATTACAGGTCCTATCAAAAACCTGGTTGATGTTGTCAGAATAATATCACAAGGTGATCTTCAGCAGGAAATAGCCGTAAAATCCTCTGACGAAATCGGTGAATTAACGGTATCTTTTGACCTGATGAGACGAAATCTCAAGGACAGCTTTACTAATTTGGAAGAGAAGATATCAGAACGCACCAATGAATTGCAGATAGCACAAGAAGCAGCCGAAGCAGCTAACCGCGCCAAATCCTCATTCCTCGCCAACATGAGCCATGAAATCCGCACACCGATGAATGCCGTCATCGGATTCGCAGAAGTAACGCTTTCCGATTCCACGCTTTCATCCGAAACCCGCCGGCATGTCAAAACCATTCTCTCATCCGCCAGGTCGCTGCTGAGTATCCTCAATGATATTCTGGATGTATCCAAACTGGACAGCGGCAAATTCGCCCTGGAAACCGTCTGCTTCCACCTGCCCAACACACTGGCGGATGCCTTGCGCACACTGGAACACAGGGCTGCCGAAAAAAACCTTGAACTCCGAAGCGAATATGATCCCTCTCTGCCTGTCCGGTTCATGGGTGATCCTACCCGGCTGCGGCAGGTGATTCTGAATCTGGCGGGCAATGCGATCAAGTTTACCAAAAAGGGGTATGTCTCAGTTTCGGTGCGGGCGGGTGATCAGCCGGAAATGCTTTGTTTTGAAGTCAGGGATACCGGAATCGGCATGACGCCGGAACAGATGGAACTTGTGTTCGAACCATTTTCCCAGGCCGACATCAGTACTTCGCGCCGCTTCGGAGGAACCGGTCTGGGTACTACGATTTCAAAGCAGATCGTGAATCTGATGGGCGGGGAGATTTGGTTTGAGAGCGAAAAAGACAGGGGATCGGTGTTTCGTTTCACTTCCCGCCTGCCTGTCGGGTCTGTCGCGGACGGCTGTCTTTACGAGGAAGGCGAGGTTATTGCGAAGGGTTATGTTTCCCCCCGGCTGTTCAGGGTTCTCCTTGCCGAGGATATCGAAGCCAACGCCACCTTGATTATGATTCGTTCAAAACAACAGGGACATGCGGTTGAATGGGTTAAAAACGGAGTGGAAGCTGTCAGTGCATTCCAAAAGGGACTTTACGACATAATCCTCATGGACATCATGATGCCTGAAATGGACGGACTGGAGGCGGCAAGGGAAATTCGGGAGTCGGAAAAGAGTAAGGGCGGTCATATTCCCATCCTTGCGCTGACCGCAAGCGTCATGCGGGAAGAACAGGTCAAATGCCTCGCAGCCGGTATGGATGCCATCGCTGCCAAACCCGTTGATTTCGATGAAATGTTTGCCGCAATGGAGAAACTTATTCCCCAAAACAGGGGGATTGCAAATCAGAAATCAGGTATCCCGGATGAACAGCAATCCCCGCCTTCCGATCCCCGGTTCCCGATTTGTGAACCAAAACTCGTGGACATGCGAAAAGGGCTTCTGACATGGCAGGATGAGGATTTGTATAAAAAGGCTCTTCTGAGTTTTTCCCATAATTACGAAACTGCGGCTGAAACGATACGGAGCCTGCTTGAAAAAGGCGACAGGGATGGCGCATACCGAACTGCCCACGCAATCAAGGGGATAGCGGGCAATCTCTCGGTAACGGAAGTTTTCCGAATCGCTTCGGAACTGAATGCCGGAATCATGGAAAAGCCTATAGATGATCTGATACCGGTGACCGAATCACTTGCAGCCGCACTGAAGACTGTCATTTTTTATCTTCGGCAGATCGCAGAGAATGCAGGACAGACGGCAGATAGGGGAATCGTAAAACAGGCTTCGGACGTTTCCGTTCCGAAAAACCTCTTCCGGAAATTGCTGACATCGTTTGAAGAATACAATCCCAAAGCGGCCGAACCCATTTTGGAAGAATTGAGCCGGTTTCTTTCTTCGCAGCAGCTTGAGCCGATACGGCGGGAGTTGGAAAGATTCGATTTTGACAAAGCACGGGAGGAAACCTCGAATCTGGCGAAAAAAAATCAGTATAGGATCTGA
- a CDS encoding AAA-like domain-containing protein has product MRKFSSYGPVDTSLHYFVPREKLIEKAFVQLMGENPDKGGHYITVWAPRQCGKSWIMNKTMWKLAENDQFHVLKLELEHLKTTEDKDRIASNIAEEITKYLGLKNPGVRNMDELRLVFENKLLDKPLILILDEFDALAEEAISGLAGVFRNIYNNRRNDPNPSHKKEYLLHGIALIGVRSVLGIENVKGSPFNVQRSLHIPKLTYEETCSMFFQYEQESGQKVEQEVINSVFYETQGQPGLVSWFGELLTEGYDQYVPDHSRSITAEDFKYVYEDALNVLPNNTVLNIISKARQEPYKGLVLEFFRTKEKQLFRFDEKHINFLYMNGVIDPEKTQDKTYIRFSCPFVQKRLFNYFSFELFRYMGKILEPFEDTSDTITETGLNIKNLLRRYERHLKKNREWMFQDAPRRKDLRIYEAVFHFNLYEFINSFLANKKARVWPEFPTGNGKIDLMIQYAGKLYGLELKSYTDDSDFKISLQQAARYGKTLKLDLIWLVEFVEYIPRGYREKYEQEYHDEQNSVTVKPVFVATGE; this is encoded by the coding sequence ATGAGAAAATTTTCATCATACGGACCTGTGGATACAAGCCTGCATTATTTTGTTCCCAGGGAAAAACTTATTGAAAAAGCTTTTGTTCAGTTAATGGGTGAAAATCCAGACAAGGGAGGACATTACATAACAGTATGGGCTCCCCGGCAGTGCGGCAAGTCCTGGATTATGAATAAAACCATGTGGAAACTGGCAGAAAACGACCAGTTTCATGTATTAAAGCTTGAACTGGAGCATTTAAAAACAACAGAAGACAAAGACAGGATTGCTTCAAATATTGCAGAGGAAATTACAAAATACCTGGGATTAAAAAATCCGGGCGTGCGTAATATGGATGAGCTTCGCCTTGTTTTTGAAAATAAGTTACTGGACAAACCCTTAATCCTGATCCTTGACGAATTTGACGCATTAGCAGAAGAAGCAATAAGCGGGCTTGCGGGTGTTTTCCGCAATATTTACAACAACAGGCGCAATGATCCCAATCCTTCACATAAAAAAGAATATCTTCTTCACGGCATTGCATTAATCGGTGTGCGCAGTGTCCTCGGCATTGAAAATGTCAAAGGCTCTCCTTTCAATGTCCAGCGCAGCCTGCATATTCCAAAGCTTACATATGAAGAAACCTGCTCCATGTTTTTTCAGTATGAACAGGAAAGCGGGCAGAAGGTTGAACAGGAAGTCATTAATTCGGTATTTTACGAAACCCAGGGACAGCCAGGGCTTGTGTCCTGGTTCGGGGAACTGCTTACAGAAGGGTATGATCAATATGTTCCTGATCATTCCCGTTCCATTACTGCTGAAGATTTCAAATATGTGTATGAAGATGCCTTAAACGTGCTTCCCAACAATACAGTATTAAACATCATAAGCAAAGCCAGGCAGGAACCGTACAAGGGGCTTGTGCTGGAATTTTTCAGGACAAAGGAAAAACAGCTTTTCCGGTTTGATGAAAAACATATAAATTTCCTGTACATGAACGGGGTAATTGATCCTGAAAAAACTCAGGATAAAACCTATATCCGCTTTTCCTGCCCCTTTGTGCAAAAACGCCTGTTTAACTATTTTTCCTTTGAGCTTTTCCGGTACATGGGCAAAATCCTTGAGCCTTTTGAAGACACATCAGACACCATCACGGAAACAGGCTTAAACATTAAAAACCTCCTGCGCCGTTATGAAAGACATCTGAAAAAAAACCGTGAATGGATGTTTCAGGATGCACCCAGAAGAAAAGACCTGCGCATTTACGAAGCTGTGTTTCATTTTAATCTTTATGAATTTATAAACTCATTTCTTGCCAATAAAAAAGCAAGGGTATGGCCTGAATTTCCAACAGGAAACGGCAAGATTGATCTTATGATCCAGTATGCTGGAAAACTTTACGGGCTGGAGCTTAAAAGCTATACTGATGACAGCGATTTCAAAATATCATTGCAGCAGGCGGCACGATATGGAAAAACATTAAAGCTTGATTTGATCTGGCTTGTGGAATTTGTAGAATACATTCCCCGGGGATACAGGGAAAAATATGAACAGGAATATCATGATGAGCAAAACAGTGTTACGGTTAAACCTGTCTTTGTGGCAACAGGAGAATAA
- a CDS encoding phosphoribosylformylglycinamidine synthase subunit PurQ, producing the protein MKPEVNVLVLTGYGLNCDTETAYGFELAGAKTERIHINSLIDGSVSLDNFQILVFGGGFSWGDDHGAGVIQAVRLKNNIGDQLLSFVDKGNLVLGICNGFQTLVNLGLLPGFNGDYTTRSVALTFNDCGNFRDDWVYLKTDPESPCVFTRGLDQLELPIRHGEGKFYAEKPVIDRLIQNNQIPLRYALPDSSPAKGQFPWNPNGSIYDIAGICDTTGRIFGLMPHPEAFNHPANHPDWSRNKEAAKRKGEQINTGLTPGIMMLKNAVDFIC; encoded by the coding sequence ATGAAGCCTGAGGTAAATGTACTGGTATTAACCGGATATGGATTAAACTGCGATACTGAAACAGCTTATGGCTTTGAACTTGCAGGTGCAAAAACAGAAAGGATTCATATTAATTCCCTTATTGACGGAAGTGTAAGTCTTGATAATTTTCAAATCCTGGTATTTGGAGGAGGCTTTAGCTGGGGAGATGACCACGGGGCAGGAGTAATCCAGGCTGTAAGATTAAAAAACAATATTGGAGATCAACTGCTTTCCTTTGTGGATAAGGGCAACCTGGTACTTGGCATATGCAATGGTTTTCAAACCCTTGTAAATCTGGGGCTTTTACCTGGATTTAACGGTGATTACACAACCAGGTCAGTAGCCCTGACTTTTAATGACTGCGGAAATTTCAGGGATGACTGGGTTTATCTTAAAACTGATCCTGAATCTCCATGTGTGTTTACCAGGGGACTGGATCAACTGGAACTGCCCATAAGACATGGTGAAGGTAAATTTTATGCAGAAAAACCTGTAATTGACAGATTGATTCAAAATAATCAGATACCGCTCAGATATGCCCTGCCTGACAGCAGTCCTGCAAAAGGGCAGTTCCCCTGGAATCCAAACGGCTCTATTTACGACATAGCAGGCATCTGCGATACAACAGGCCGTATTTTCGGACTTATGCCCCATCCCGAAGCATTCAACCACCCTGCAAACCATCCTGACTGGTCAAGAAATAAAGAAGCTGCAAAACGCAAGGGAGAACAGATAAACACAGGTCTGACTCCAGGTATTATGATGTTAAAAAATGCTGTTGATTTTATTTGCTGA
- a CDS encoding phosphoribosylformylglycinamidine synthase subunit PurS has translation MPYRLEITLKPDLSDPEGMSIKKKAQEYFGIHIESVRTIHIITIDADLSEIQLKQIQDQLFTNPVTQISSFTPLSLEFDQIIWVGFRPGVRDNPGATAVEAVEDILKISLGKDEAIYTSKRYCLKGINLSSEHAEIIAARILANDIIQQWKIYSKESWEPETGIGIIIPKVILDHKPTITSIPIDSDNTLKKISDQRNLALNPNDIPIIRSYFLRQDVAEMRALAGLSEPSDIELEYISQARSDHCNHNTFRGLFKYQEGHDKPVEIVDNLFKTFIEGPTLELKDKKEWVVSVLWDNAGAGRFDENNYYVITGETHNSPSNMEAYGGAITGIVGVYRDPLGTGKGSRLIMGSYGFCTGHRDYNGSLKPRLHPRRLLDGVIEGVRDGGNKSGIPTTFGQVVFDKGYMGKCLVFVTAVGMMPSQINGEPADQKTTSPGDLVIMSGGRVGKDGIHGVTASSESFSENTPAGHVQIGDPYTQKKMHDFLLEARDKGLIAFITDNGGGGLSSSIGESALLSNGCEIQLEKVPLKYEGLDQWEIWVSESQERMTIAVKPEHVEEFMALSGKHAVESTVIGQYTDTGKLHITYEGKTCAYIDLDLLESGFPQWEFDAVWHSPENRGLCEPVISPPDNYEKLLKDMLSRPNICSKEWITRQYDHEVQGTSIIKPLAGAERDVNSDASVIRPLLTSQKGLAFSQAIIPAYSAIDAYHMTACTIDEAVRRLIAAGGNLDHIGGVDNFCWPNIQYDPEKNPDGKFKAAQLVRSCRALKDMCLAYGIPLLSGKDSMYVDGHLAGTYGETHKISALETIQFSCIGVIDDIDKCVTMDAKIPGDLVYILGITRNELGCSEYYEHMGYTGLNVPHVRTDEFIPVYKGLQKAITQGLAASVHGIYRGGLGVHLAMTAMGGNIGMIVDLDEVPVENELENDRVLFSESAGRFIVTTASKNRNEFEDLFDESICSRIGTITKSKDFFIKGKDGRSIIDIPVHELKKAWKAPLGGLI, from the coding sequence ATGCCATACAGACTTGAAATTACACTTAAACCCGATTTATCAGATCCTGAAGGAATGAGTATTAAAAAAAAAGCACAGGAATATTTCGGGATACACATTGAAAGCGTCCGCACCATCCATATAATAACAATTGATGCAGACCTGTCAGAAATTCAACTGAAACAAATTCAGGATCAGCTTTTTACCAATCCTGTAACCCAGATATCCTCCTTTACTCCCCTTTCACTGGAATTTGACCAGATAATCTGGGTAGGATTCAGGCCCGGGGTCAGAGATAATCCAGGAGCTACTGCAGTTGAAGCAGTTGAGGATATTTTAAAAATATCCCTGGGAAAAGATGAAGCCATATATACCTCAAAGCGCTATTGTCTCAAAGGCATAAACCTTAGTTCTGAACATGCAGAAATTATAGCAGCCCGGATCCTGGCAAATGACATAATCCAGCAGTGGAAAATTTATTCCAAAGAATCATGGGAACCTGAAACCGGTATTGGGATAATTATTCCAAAGGTAATTCTTGACCACAAACCAACAATCACCTCAATACCCATTGACAGTGATAATACCTTGAAAAAAATCAGCGACCAGCGCAATCTTGCCTTAAATCCCAATGATATTCCAATAATCAGATCATATTTCCTAAGGCAGGATGTTGCAGAAATGCGCGCCCTTGCCGGACTTTCTGAACCTAGTGATATTGAACTGGAGTATATATCCCAGGCAAGAAGCGATCATTGTAATCACAATACATTCAGGGGACTTTTCAAATACCAGGAAGGACATGATAAACCTGTTGAGATTGTTGATAATCTTTTTAAAACCTTTATTGAAGGACCCACCCTTGAATTAAAGGATAAAAAAGAATGGGTTGTTTCTGTATTATGGGATAATGCAGGAGCAGGACGTTTTGATGAAAATAATTATTATGTCATTACAGGAGAGACCCATAATTCACCTTCCAATATGGAAGCCTATGGAGGAGCTATAACCGGAATAGTAGGTGTTTACCGCGATCCCCTGGGAACCGGCAAAGGCTCAAGACTTATTATGGGCAGTTACGGATTTTGTACAGGACACAGGGACTATAACGGCAGCCTAAAACCCAGGCTTCACCCAAGAAGACTTTTAGACGGGGTTATTGAAGGTGTCAGGGATGGAGGCAATAAAAGCGGGATACCCACAACATTTGGACAGGTTGTTTTTGATAAAGGATATATGGGTAAATGCCTTGTTTTTGTTACTGCTGTGGGCATGATGCCGTCCCAGATAAACGGGGAGCCTGCAGACCAGAAAACAACATCTCCAGGAGACCTGGTAATAATGAGCGGCGGCAGGGTTGGCAAGGACGGTATTCACGGTGTAACAGCTTCTTCTGAAAGCTTTTCTGAAAATACCCCGGCAGGCCATGTGCAGATTGGAGACCCTTACACCCAGAAAAAGATGCACGATTTCCTGCTTGAAGCCCGTGATAAGGGATTGATAGCATTTATAACCGATAACGGAGGCGGGGGCCTTTCATCTTCAATAGGCGAATCCGCATTATTAAGCAATGGCTGCGAGATTCAGCTTGAAAAGGTTCCCCTTAAATATGAAGGCCTGGATCAATGGGAAATATGGGTATCAGAATCCCAGGAACGCATGACAATTGCTGTCAAGCCTGAACATGTGGAAGAATTTATGGCTCTTTCTGGAAAACATGCAGTAGAAAGTACAGTCATCGGTCAATACACAGATACAGGAAAACTTCATATTACCTATGAGGGAAAAACTTGTGCATATATTGACCTTGACCTTCTGGAATCAGGTTTTCCCCAGTGGGAATTTGATGCTGTCTGGCACTCTCCTGAAAACAGGGGATTGTGTGAACCGGTGATCTCTCCTCCTGATAATTATGAAAAGCTTTTAAAGGACATGCTGTCCAGGCCTAATATCTGCTCCAAAGAATGGATTACACGCCAGTATGACCATGAAGTCCAGGGAACCAGTATAATAAAACCCCTTGCAGGAGCAGAAAGGGATGTAAACAGCGATGCTTCTGTTATAAGACCTTTGCTGACATCTCAAAAGGGTCTGGCATTTTCCCAGGCAATTATCCCTGCCTATTCTGCCATTGATGCGTATCACATGACAGCCTGCACCATTGACGAGGCTGTAAGAAGGCTTATTGCCGCAGGCGGAAATCTTGACCACATAGGCGGTGTTGATAATTTCTGCTGGCCCAATATTCAATATGATCCTGAAAAAAACCCGGACGGAAAGTTCAAGGCAGCTCAACTTGTGCGCTCATGCCGTGCTTTAAAGGATATGTGCCTGGCTTATGGAATTCCCCTTTTGTCAGGCAAAGACAGCATGTATGTTGACGGACATCTTGCAGGTACCTATGGAGAAACCCATAAAATATCCGCTCTTGAAACAATTCAGTTTTCTTGCATCGGGGTTATTGACGATATTGATAAATGCGTAACAATGGATGCGAAAATACCAGGGGATCTGGTTTATATTCTTGGAATAACCAGAAACGAACTTGGATGTTCAGAATATTATGAACATATGGGATATACAGGCCTCAATGTTCCCCATGTGCGCACCGATGAATTTATACCTGTTTACAAAGGACTTCAAAAAGCCATAACCCAGGGACTGGCTGCATCTGTACACGGGATTTACAGGGGAGGACTTGGAGTTCATCTGGCTATGACTGCAATGGGAGGCAATATCGGCATGATTGTTGATCTTGATGAAGTGCCTGTTGAAAATGAACTTGAAAATGACAGGGTGCTTTTTTCAGAATCAGCAGGCAGGTTTATTGTAACCACAGCTTCAAAAAACAGAAATGAATTTGAAGACCTTTTTGATGAATCAATATGTTCAAGAATTGGAACCATTACAAAATCAAAAGATTTTTTTATTAAAGGAAAAGACGGAAGATCAATTATTGATATTCCTGTTCACGAACTTAAAAAAGCCTGGAAAGCACCATTGGGAGGCCTGATATGA